The segment GCCGGCCTCCTTGCGCAGCTCGCGCAGTTCGTGGGCAAGTCGCGCGGCCGGACCGGCCTCGGGATCCACCGGATTCTCCAGACGTCCCATCGGCCGCGCCTCTCCATGTGGTGCTCCAGCGAAACTCGCCGCAGCAGGGGGACGGGAGGTGAACGGCGCGTCACAGAAACAGCACAGCCACGGCCCGCAGGGGCCCTGACCACGAGAGAGGCGGTCATCGGTCGTTGCCGACCGATGACCGCCTCTCTCCCTGTGCAATCGGGGGAAGTGCTCCGTCAGCCCTTCCAGAACAGCAGCAGCGCGACGATCGCGGCCACGTTCGACAGCGTCTGGATGTGCTGGTCGCCGACCCACCCGTACTCCGGAGTGGCCGAGCCGTGTGTCAGCCTGTTGCGGGTCCAGCTGGTCAGGGACGCCCAGTTCCTGACCATGTCCACGGAGGTGGAGTCGAACGTCGCGCCGGCGTTCCAGTTGGATGCGATGCGGTTGGAGATGTAGCTGAAGCGGGCACCCTCCGAGATCGCCTCCACGAAGGAGAGCAGGGCACCGGCCCGCTCGGAACCGCGGGAGTCGTGAGCCCTCAGGATGCCGGCGTTCCTGCTCATGTCGAAGGCCCGGAACCTGGGGGTGGTCATGGTCTGGTTGGCGTACCGCGTCATGCTCAGGTAATCGCCGTTGAACGGCAGCTGCAGATTCGACGCGCTGCTGTTCGGCAGGTAGCTCTTCGCGGTCGCGTCGCCGAAGTGGTAGTAGTAGCGGAGGTCGGGGACGTACACGCCCTGGATGTACAGGTTCTCGGCTCGCACGATGAGACGGATGGACGGGACGTTGCCGTCCAGCGACGTCTCCCAGACGTTGATCGAGAAGTAGTCGTTCACGTCGCCCGTGGTCATGTCCATTTTGTCGTAGACCACCCGGCCCGCCGCCCGCGCGCGAACCTGGTTGATCATATTGTTGTATCCGGCCGCGCCGTCGCGAATGTGCCAGTTGATGTCCCGGCCGTCGTCGATGGCGTGCGCGCTGGTGGCGCCGAAGGGCTGGACCAGGCTGACCATCAACGCCAGCAGCACGGCGACCGCTGCGGAGAGCGTCAGCTTCTTCTGGGGGGTGTACGCGGTGCCCACGAGGGGATTCGCCATGATCGGTACCGCCCTTCCGTCAGAAGCCGCAGTCGGCCTTGCTCGCCGCGTGGTCGATGGCGATGGTCGTGCCGACCGGGCTGCCGTCCGAGTTGATGACGTTGGCCTTGGCGTCGTAGTAGGCCCCGTACGAGGTGATGTCCTTGTACCCCCGGCCGCGCCAGGTGTTGGGCACCCACCAGTTGCCGGAGTAGTCGCCGCCGATCTCCCACATGTAGGTGGTGACGTGGAAGATCGGGTTGGAGCGGACAGTGCGCATCAGCGGTGCGAAGTTGAGCTGCGCCTTGGTCCGCGGCGGCACGCTCAGCGAGTCGCTCTGGGTCCAAGTGCTGGCCTTGCTCCAGGACCAGGTGTGCTCGTAGCTGGCGGTCGCCTGGACCGACAGCACGTCCTTGAGGATGTTCCACTCGACGCCGGCCGAGCCGCCGACGCTGTTGGTCGTGGTGCTGGTCTTGGTGATGCTCTTGGTGATCGACTCGGACTGGGTGACCCGGTAGCCGCAGTTCATCACCTGATTGCTGATCTGCGTCTGCGGGCCGGCCCAGGTCCAGGAGGACGACTTCGGGTAGCTGCACCAGCCGGTGAACTGCTCCACGTACGCCGGGGTCTTCAGGCGTGCCTGGTCGGCGTCGATGTTGTTGCGGACGATTGACCCGTTGCGGACGTCGATGAACCAGTTGTGCACGCCGGTGTTGCCCGTGCACAGGGTCATCAGCAGCTTGTCGGTGTTCCACGACTCGGTCCCGCGGATGTTGGTCTCCGCGCTGGCGGGGGCGGCCAGTGCGACCACCGAGACCAGGCCGGCGGCCAGGCCGATGGCAGGCGTGGCCACCTTCTTCTTGAGTTTGCGCACGTCGGTAGTCCTTGCGTACTAGGGATGTGTCCCCATACGGGTGACAGGTCCGAGCGTGGAGGTGCCGGGATTTGTCTCACAGCCCGCTCATGACGCGAAACAACCGAGTGTCCGTCGTGCGGTTGAGGTTCCCCTGCTGGTCCGGACAGTGACACCTGCGGTCCTCCGCGGTTTGACCTGGACCTTCGGGGAGCCGCCTTCGGGATTCGAACCCGACGCCTACGCAGCAGGACGGCGCCGTGGTGCCGTGCGCCGCTGTCGGCGTCGCGGCAGCGGGCGTCCGGGGCGAGGGCCAGCGGCAGACCGGGTCGGCGCGGCCGAAACGGCAGGCGTACCCGATGTCGTGGCCGGCCCGGGTGGCGGGGGCCGGTCTGGCCCCATCCGGTCATGCGGCCGCAGACCAGCCCCGGGCGGTCACCCGACGGCGCGGCTCGACGGAACCACGGGCTGGGCGCCCTCGCCGACGTCGTCACTGCCCGTGAGGTAGGCGATGACCATGTCGCTCGTGATCGCTGTCTGGCAGGGAGTGTTTCCCTTCGAGGAACGACGTCCCCCATGTCGGTGATCACGCTGCCTGCGGGCACGGCAACGGGCGGGGAGAATCGCGGTGATCCTCTGGGCGAACGGTGCCTTCGGCAGCGGGAAGACCATGCTGGTGGACGAATTGCGTCCGCGCTGGCCAGACACTGGTCTATGGCCCGGAGATGGTCGGATATGTGCTGCGGGAGATCGTGGAGGTGCCGACCGGCAACTTCCAGGATCTTCGACTGTGGCGGCGCCAGGTCTGCGACCTTGCGGCGGGTCTGGTGGAGGAATACCGCCGCCCGGTTCTGGTCCCCATGACCTTGGTCAACCCTGTCTACGTCACCGAGATCTTCGGCACGCTCAAGGGCGCGGGCATCGACGTCCACCACTTCCTCCTCAAGGCGTCCCGAGAGGTTCTGGAGACTCGAATCGACGACCGGAGCTTCACCCCGGACAGCCCTGAGCAGGACGAACGGGTTCGGCGCTGGTGCAAGGACCACATCAATCCGTACATAGCCGCCGCCGACACGCTGCCCAGCGACACGGTGTTCCTGGACGCCGACCTGTCCCCCCGGGAGCTGGCCGACCAGGTCCTGATCCGGGTGCAATCCGGCCGGACCTCCGGCGAACTCGGATCGACACCGCTCGACCTCCGGTGAGAAAGCTGACCTTCACTGCCACAGGTGGGTGGCGAGTTCGCCAACGTTTCGCGGCGGAGGAGGCGGCCCGAGTGGGCGGAGGTCGCGGACGCGATCACGCTGGGCTCCAGGGAAGCCTGACCTGCATCTGTCGCCCGAGGCTCGCTGCGGTGCCAGGCTGGGAAGAC is part of the Streptomyces sp. NBC_01262 genome and harbors:
- a CDS encoding ribosome-inactivating family protein; the protein is MANPLVGTAYTPQKKLTLSAAVAVLLALMVSLVQPFGATSAHAIDDGRDINWHIRDGAAGYNNMINQVRARAAGRVVYDKMDMTTGDVNDYFSINVWETSLDGNVPSIRLIVRAENLYIQGVYVPDLRYYYHFGDATAKSYLPNSSASNLQLPFNGDYLSMTRYANQTMTTPRFRAFDMSRNAGILRAHDSRGSERAGALLSFVEAISEGARFSYISNRIASNWNAGATFDSTSVDMVRNWASLTSWTRNRLTHGSATPEYGWVGDQHIQTLSNVAAIVALLLFWKG